In Zingiber officinale cultivar Zhangliang chromosome 9B, Zo_v1.1, whole genome shotgun sequence, the genomic window TAAGAAATTTAAGATGGGCAGATTTTGTACGGAGGAGTCTAACTGGTTAACCACCCGGTTGTTGCAGTAAATATAGTAGTTCGTAATTAGCTTCATTTTGGTATAAAGTGGATGAATTCTACAACTTAGAAAATAGCAACAGTAGGCACTAGTCAAATAATAGGGGAATATACTACTaccaatatattttttaaattaaaaaataaataaatgtgaaGATAGAGATGTCTTGGGAAACCTCAATGGCAGGCCCAAGAAGCACAGTTCCCGTGGTCGTCACTGCATTTCCCAAACCCAATGACCCCCACTGGCCATCACCTTCAGTCGGACAATTTGATAAAGAGTAGGGCATTTGAAAGGTTTATGACATCTCACACATTCCCATGCACAATCCACGCTTCCCTACGCACTCTTCATAACCCTTCATCTGCGTCTCCTGACCTCACCTCACCTCACCTAAACTCTGGGCACCTTGTGCATTGTATTAAATTGTGCCATTCACAGCGTCGCTCTCCCTCTCATGATATTCCCATACCGCCCATTCCTTTTCCTCCTACAGTGGCTCATTCAGCAGTCCTTCCCATCTGCTCGGCTTGTTAATTGGTTGGCACGGTTGGTTTGGATGGGAGGCCACCCGTCTTTTCCTGTCTTTCTTTCTTTCCATCAGTCACTCGACGTTGATGCCTCACTTGACTTGTTTCATCTCTGATTTTGACCCCTGCCGTCCCTTTTTTCTCACTTCCTCCTTACCAGCTTATCAGTGGCCGGTCTTGTGTCTCTCCAGTACACAGCTGTCCGGGGAAGAAGAGAGCGAGGGCGGGGAGATGGGATCGCGGGGAGTGGAGGCGGTGAAGAGAAGGAAGGCGATGTGGCTCTACCCGAAGGTGCCTGGGTTTAACCCTCCGGAGAGATGGGGACACTCTGTTTGTTTCTTTGATGGAGCGGTCTATGTCTTCGGAGTAAGTATATATCAAGTGAATTGAATTACATTGGTTTCTCTACCTCTTCATCCATCTATCTATCTGTTTTCTTCCCTCCCTAGCTCGCAATAGGAAAAACTCTGCTTTTGATTGTATTTATCTCTTCGCCTATTACGGTAGGTTATACGTATAGACATTAGTCCATCCAAGTTTGATATATCATACGATCTCACAAACCGGTGTTGAACGCAAATGCGGAGGCACATATATAAACTTAATAAACAAATTTCCGAATGCAAGTAAAGAATTATGAAGAAGATAACAGTTTTTGAAGTACTATTTAGGAATGATTAACAAGATTTTTATTGGAGGAGGTTTTGGTTGTTGATACTACAAATTTATAATCTGGAGCTTCCATGTAATTTTGACAGGGTTGCTGTGGAGGAATGCATTTCAGCGATGTGCTTGCTCTCAATCTGGAAACCATGTCCTGGAGTTCCCTTGTTACCACAGGCCAGAAGCCTGGAAGTCGAGACAGTCACAGCGTTGCGCTTGCAGGGCACAAGATGGTTGTGTTTGGGGGTACCAATGGCACAAAGAAGGTCAATGATCTGCACATTCTAGATCTGAGGACCAAAGAATGGAGCAAACCGAATTGTGTGGGTACTCAGCCTTCACCGCGCGAAAGCCACACGGCCACTGTCATAGGAGATGAGAAACTTTTGATCTTCGGCGGCAGCGGCGAAGGAGAAGCAAATTATTTGAATGATGTGTTCATACTTGACCTCAAGAACATGAGATGGTCTTCCCCAGCAGTCAAAGGAGAACCACCTGCACCGAGGGACAGCCACACTGCAACTGCCATTAGGAATAAGATTCTCGTATATGGTGGGGATTGCGGCGATCATTATCACGGGGAAGTCGATGTGCTTAACATGGATACGATGGCTTGGTCGAGGGtctgtttaagtttttatttgctCGTTTAGAATTTTAATCATTTCCAAATATTGTAGGACTAGCTAGCTAGGCTCTTCTTGATGACATTAGAAATTAACAGTTGAACTTTTATTGTGGCAGCTGGAAGTTAAAGGATCGTCTCCTGGTGTTAGAGCTGGTCACGCTGCTGTGAGTATTGGGACCAAGGTTAATTAGTTCCGGTGAATTATTTGAAACAATTATTTACACATGAAGCTGAGAGGCAGCTAGCTACTTCATAGTTGGTTTATGTTCATGTAGGCATACATCATAGGTGGAGTCGGCGACAAGCAATATTATAGCGATGTTTGGGTCCTCGATACAATGACACGCTCATGGTCGCAGCTAGACATTGTTGGCCAGCAGCCTCAAGGGAGGTTTTCTCATGCTGCTGTAGTCATCAATGCTGATATTGCAATTTACGGAGGGTACGTTGGTTGTTTCTCAAATCTCAATTCGCATTTTTGTAATGGGGTTGAAGCATCATGCAGATCATAGCGATTACGGTGTATATAATATAATGGTTTTCACAGTTGTGGGGAGGATGAACGGCCGCTGAATGAGTTGATCATTTTGCAATCTGGATTTGAACATCCAAATGGTCGTTACAATGTTTCTATGTGCAAGACCTTTGGCACCCACTGGATTCAAGAAAAGCGCAAGTTTTTAAGAACTGACCATGTGGTATCCCAACTTTTTCTTTATAAGCAGTGATCCTTCAAATTAAACTACCATTGATACTGAACTCTAACTTGAACAAACAGCAAAGCAATTTGGTTACTAAGAACAACGGGCTATTGAGTCATAGATCAACTGATGTGGACTCGATAAATCCACTGATTTGTGACTTGGGTAGGTCTTGCATGTTTCCTATATGTTTTCTTAATTCGATTATAGAATATGATTGCATTTGCCATTGATGTGTAGAGGATATGGATGCCAAGAGGAGGAAAACTACTGGTGCTAAAGTGCTTGAGATCGATCTAGAGCAGGAAGAACATTCTCTATCGCTCTCACAACACTCTTCGCCATCGCAATCCGATCAAGAACAGAACATTCAGAAGCTACCCACTTCTGCTACTGGCTCCATCTTGCACGCTCAATTAGTCGCTCACATGCAACCATACAATCAGACGGAGGCAGTAAAGATGATCCACAGAAATGGCCAGGAAACACACTTCTTGGGCAGCAATGAAGCTCTGAGACAGCTGAAGACAAAGCAGTTCCTCCGATCAGCTCTGCCGCCAAGGCAAGAGTGTCCGACCCAAGGAGCAGAGCAGAAATCTCAACTAAGACCCCTCTTTGCGCCCTTGGTAGGAATCAAACATGACAACTATATTGAATGCAAGCTAGCTTATGAACAGATCATGTTGCTAATGGTGATGCAGAACCTACAGATTGGAGCTGAAGTTCGGGGAACTGTTGACGGAGCTTTCGATTCTGGGTATCTCATGACGGCGAACGTCAATGGACAGCTTTTTAGAGGCGTCTTATTCGCGCCGGTAAACGATGAACTAGAATAAAAGATCAATATCTTGGGTAAATTTAACAACTTCTGCATTGGATTCTCAGGTTCCAGTTGTTGCAGCTCCAAGACCTGCAATAAACTCACAGGGTATGGCATGCTCCGCCACTGTTTTCCAGCATCCTTCGGCTCCACATGCAATTCCCATTCACGCAAGGCCACCAAGACAAGCAATGGCTTGCGGCTTGCCAGATTGTAGTCTTGCGATGAAGCAAGTGAAGGCGGTTAATGCTCAACCGATGAAGACGAAAAATGATCTGCAAGACGTCGTCCTCACGTTGGGAGGACCAGGCGGCAGTGTGTCCCAAAGCCGTCAGTGAAGGACACTTACGCTATATATCTCTTTGTCTTAAGCCTTAGCTTTGCTTTTGATGTGCATGTAAATTTGAGAAATAAGAGTTGCCTACAAGttttgacatgaaccaaacaataCATATGTTGGTCGGGATGATTACATTAACATTCATTGATCGTTCAGCTGTTCAACGTTTATTACAAATTTGAAATGCACCGCACCCCCAACCCACCCTTAACAAGCACAATTGACTTTACATTGCACTCATTAAAGATTACCTCTCTAAACACTTTTATAAGTCTGTTTAAATGTCATTccaaaattttcaaatcaaatacTATCCTATTATTATAATGATTTATATAAGATTAGAAGTATAAATTGTTCACCGCCAAACTATATTTTAGGACCAGCCTCAGAATTTGCTACAGCTCCCAAGCAGTGGTGATGTAGGGCCTATTCCAGCAAACTCATTCGGAGAGCCATCAACCTGTCTAGCAGCATCTTTGCTTTTAAACTCTCCAAGATTTAAGACCAGAAATGGTAAAGGTCCATCTTTAGATGGATTATAACCAGGAGGCAAGTAAAGGGTTGCTGTAAGTTGGCCACCATCCTTCCTTTGGTATCTGATCTCTCTTTCTGTAGGGATGCTAATTGAGGATGAGGATGGGGAAACTTTGtgatttggaaatactttttacCTGGCCAAATTTGTAGAAAATATTGAGTATTTTCTGTCTTCGACTCCTTTGATGTAAGAATTTTCAATTGATCAAGGAACAATTCACCATCAGTATAATCTGACATTAGTGCAACAACAGTTTCATAATATTTTTCCTTGTCACTTTCCCAAATCCTCTCTTTAACTCCTGCATTTCTGTAAATAAATATAGGGTTCCCATTTGATGCTAGTAGAATAAAAAGCCTATGCAAATAGGAAAAAATAAGGCATTGTTTTATAGAAACTCACACATCAAATAAATCAAGAAATAGAACATTTCCTTATGGTGTTGCACCTCTTCCATTGAGCAAAGTGTATGTTCCTTCATGATCCTGCTTCTTTACTTTTGCAATGACATAAGTACCAGCTTGAGTTCTCCTCATCATTGGTGAACCACGATCAGAATATACATCTTCTGAAGATCTATCAAATAAAATTTGCGACTTAACATTCTTAATGTCTGGAGAAATGACCCATGTTCTTGTTCTACGAGTCTTATCCCATGATTCATACACCAAAGCAAAGGAATCATCACACCAGGAGATACCTCTGCAGAAAAAGGGTCATGGACTAAATACCGTAATGGAATACCAGAGCATGAAAGTAATCATATACAATCTTGTATTGCTAGATAAACTGTTTTAGATGAAAGTAAAATAAAGAAACATAGTCAATAGGATCTTCATTTATCCTCTAAATTACAGGAAAGATGGCATGGGCTCAGAACTTATCACAAAAGGCACCTCACTAACacgaaaagtaaaaaataaaaaaaaaaacagagacggAAACGAATAGCATCGGCTAGATAAGAAGCATACATGCCCTAGGATCTTAACACATTACTTTTAAAGTAATTTgttatcataaaaaaaacatatccATAAACACAACTAATTAGAATATAGAAATCTGCTTACCCATGTGGAAATTTGGCTTTTAAGAAATGTTTTGATGAGCATAAAAAAACcatatatgatatatcatgatcaTGAGAAATGAAAAAGAATGTATACTCTCTGGATTTTAAGGAAACAGGAAGGAGGTCCAAAAATATTCATTAGATTTTATAACCGACATCATATTCTTTGGCC contains:
- the LOC122023932 gene encoding acyl-CoA-binding domain-containing protein 5-like isoform X1 is translated as MPHLTCFISDFDPCRPFFLTSSLPAYQWPVLCLSSTQLSGEEESEGGEMGSRGVEAVKRRKAMWLYPKVPGFNPPERWGHSVCFFDGAVYVFGGCCGGMHFSDVLALNLETMSWSSLVTTGQKPGSRDSHSVALAGHKMVVFGGTNGTKKVNDLHILDLRTKEWSKPNCVGTQPSPRESHTATVIGDEKLLIFGGSGEGEANYLNDVFILDLKNMRWSSPAVKGEPPAPRDSHTATAIRNKILVYGGDCGDHYHGEVDVLNMDTMAWSRLEVKGSSPGVRAGHAAVSIGTKAYIIGGVGDKQYYSDVWVLDTMTRSWSQLDIVGQQPQGRFSHAAVVINADIAIYGGCGEDERPLNELIILQSGFEHPNGRYNVSMCKTFGTHWIQEKRKFLRTDHVQSNLVTKNNGLLSHRSTDVDSINPLICDLEDMDAKRRKTTGAKVLEIDLEQEEHSLSLSQHSSPSQSDQEQNIQKLPTSATGSILHAQLVAHMQPYNQTEAVKMIHRNGQETHFLGSNEALRQLKTKQFLRSALPPRQECPTQGAEQKSQLRPLFAPLNLQIGAEVRGTVDGAFDSGYLMTANVNGQLFRGVLFAPVPVVAAPRPAINSQGMACSATVFQHPSAPHAIPIHARPPRQAMACGLPDCSLAMKQVKAVNAQPMKTKNDLQDVVLTLGGPGGSVSQSRQ
- the LOC122023932 gene encoding acyl-CoA-binding domain-containing protein 5-like isoform X2 translates to MPHLTCFISDFDPCRPFFLTSSLPAYQWPVLCLSSTQLSGEEESEGGEMGSRGVEAVKRRKAMWLYPKVPGFNPPERWGHSVCFFDGAVYVFGGCCGGMHFSDVLALNLETMSWSSLVTTGQKPGSRDSHSVALAGHKMVVFGGTNGTKKVNDLHILDLRTKEWSKPNCVGTQPSPRESHTATVIGDEKLLIFGGSGEGEANYLNDVFILDLKNMRWSSPAVKGEPPAPRDSHTATAIRNKILVYGGDCGDHYHGEVDVLNMDTMAWSRLEVKGSSPGVRAGHAAVSIGTKAYIIGGVGDKQYYSDVWVLDTMTRSWSQLDIVGQQPQGRFSHAAVVINADIAIYGGCGEDERPLNELIILQSGFEHPNGRYNVSMCKTFGTHWIQEKRKFLRTDHVQSNLVTKNNGLLSHRSTDVDSINPLICDLEDMDAKRRKTTGAKVLEIDLEQEEHSLSLSQHSSPSQSDQEQNIQKLPTSATGSILHAQLVAHMQPYNQTEAVKMIHRNGQETHFLGSNEALRQLKTKQFLRSALPPRQECPTQGAEQKSQLRPLFAPLIGAEVRGTVDGAFDSGYLMTANVNGQLFRGVLFAPVPVVAAPRPAINSQGMACSATVFQHPSAPHAIPIHARPPRQAMACGLPDCSLAMKQVKAVNAQPMKTKNDLQDVVLTLGGPGGSVSQSRQ
- the LOC122023932 gene encoding acyl-CoA-binding domain-containing protein 4-like isoform X3 is translated as MPHLTCFISDFDPCRPFFLTSSLPAYQWPVLCLSSTQLSGEEESEGGEMGSRGVEAVKRRKAMWLYPKVPGFNPPERWGHSVCFFDGAVYVFGGCCGGMHFSDVLALNLETMSWSSLVTTGQKPGSRDSHSVALAGHKMVVFGGTNGTKKVNDLHILDLRTKEWSKPNCVGTQPSPRESHTATVIGDEKLLIFGGSGEGEANYLNDVFILDLKNMRWSSPAVKGEPPAPRDSHTATAIRNKILVYGGDCGDHYHGEVDVLNMDTMAWSRLEVKGSSPGVRAGHAAAYIIGGVGDKQYYSDVWVLDTMTRSWSQLDIVGQQPQGRFSHAAVVINADIAIYGGCGEDERPLNELIILQSGFEHPNGRYNVSMCKTFGTHWIQEKRKFLRTDHVQSNLVTKNNGLLSHRSTDVDSINPLICDLEDMDAKRRKTTGAKVLEIDLEQEEHSLSLSQHSSPSQSDQEQNIQKLPTSATGSILHAQLVAHMQPYNQTEAVKMIHRNGQETHFLGSNEALRQLKTKQFLRSALPPRQECPTQGAEQKSQLRPLFAPLNLQIGAEVRGTVDGAFDSGYLMTANVNGQLFRGVLFAPVPVVAAPRPAINSQGMACSATVFQHPSAPHAIPIHARPPRQAMACGLPDCSLAMKQVKAVNAQPMKTKNDLQDVVLTLGGPGGSVSQSRQ
- the LOC122023932 gene encoding acyl-CoA-binding domain-containing protein 4-like isoform X4 — encoded protein: MPHLTCFISDFDPCRPFFLTSSLPAYQWPVLCLSSTQLSGEEESEGGEMGSRGVEAVKRRKAMWLYPKVPGFNPPERWGHSVCFFDGAVYVFGGCCGGMHFSDVLALNLETMSWSSLVTTGQKPGSRDSHSVALAGHKMVVFGGTNGTKKVNDLHILDLRTKEWSKPNCVGTQPSPRESHTATVIGDEKLLIFGGSGEGEANYLNDVFILDLKNMRWSSPAVKGEPPAPRDSHTATAIRNKILVYGGDCGDHYHGEVDVLNMDTMAWSRLEVKGSSPGVRAGHAAAYIIGGVGDKQYYSDVWVLDTMTRSWSQLDIVGQQPQGRFSHAAVVINADIAIYGGCGEDERPLNELIILQSGFEHPNGRYNVSMCKTFGTHWIQEKRKFLRTDHVQSNLVTKNNGLLSHRSTDVDSINPLICDLEDMDAKRRKTTGAKVLEIDLEQEEHSLSLSQHSSPSQSDQEQNIQKLPTSATGSILHAQLVAHMQPYNQTEAVKMIHRNGQETHFLGSNEALRQLKTKQFLRSALPPRQECPTQGAEQKSQLRPLFAPLIGAEVRGTVDGAFDSGYLMTANVNGQLFRGVLFAPVPVVAAPRPAINSQGMACSATVFQHPSAPHAIPIHARPPRQAMACGLPDCSLAMKQVKAVNAQPMKTKNDLQDVVLTLGGPGGSVSQSRQ